In a genomic window of Flavobacterium crassostreae:
- the thrA gene encoding bifunctional aspartate kinase/homoserine dehydrogenase I: MENKPSQLTLTNFTTHNGAFYASLDLSYQIFGAPLHTAPIVLINHALTGNSQVIGASGWWNDIVGVDKTIDTRKYTIVSLDVPGNGFHTATIDSYRDFIARDIAKIFIEGLRVLKIDHLFALIGGSVGGGIAWEMIALEPKLAQNFIVIATDWKATDWLIANCYLQEQILNNSKKPIEDARIHAMLCYRTPESFKMKFNRDSNQQLETFQVESWLNYHGEKLEKRFQLAAYKMMNQLLKTIDITRNQESLETIIARVEANMYIVGINSDLFFTAKENKETYNEIKKFKNNVFYSEIDSQHGHDAFLIEYQQLDNLLEVVFKNKKQMKIVKFGGKSLANGTGITAVLDIIDTKIKEQEKFAIVVSARGKSTDELEDILTIAAKNGNYKPLLDSFKAYQKEGWDAVDFSKEFDKLDQLFEGVRLIGDYSAKTKDQVLAQGEVLSAKLLVFLLQQKGIPAKLADTRELIITDSNFGDAQPLEALSKKNVIQVFNENKESVLVITGFIGSNAQHETTTLGRNGSNYTASLIANYSNAEELQNYTHVDGIYTANPELVLDAKKIESLSYNEANEMANFGATILHAKTIIPLLEKNIPLRILNTFNDQNKGTLITSNSNATGIKTLSVLENVALVNLEGRGLLGKTGVDARIFRVMGDNDISVSIISQGSSERGIGLVVAADKATQAMLKLEKEFENDFYSKDVNKITITDHVSVISIIGQDLSTFHKPYTALIKNKIVPILFNNTVTGKNVSLVVKKAELNKALNVIHGEIFGVAKKINIAIFGHGLVGGTLIDQILASAQAIEKRKDIKLNVFAIANSKKVLLNKNGVTTNWQQEIQSQGVAYQLNDIIAFAETHHLENLIAIDNTASVAFVENYLPLVESSFDLISSNKVANTLSYGFYKELRDALEKNQKNYLYETNVGAGLPLIDTIKLLHLSGENITKIKGVFSGSLSFLFNTFSDQEVPFSTILKKAIDSGYTEPDPREDLCGNDVARKLLILARELDLQNEFEEICIQNLIPEPLRQGNAAEFLAKLEELDPIYDTIKKDQKPNHVLRYIGELSGDLQHDKGILEVKLVSVPSDTALGGLKGSDSFFEIYTESYGDRPIVIQGAGAGSAVTARGVFGDILRLSDKG; encoded by the coding sequence TTGGAAAATAAACCATCACAACTTACCCTGACCAATTTCACCACTCACAATGGTGCTTTTTATGCTAGCTTAGATTTGAGCTATCAAATTTTTGGTGCTCCTTTGCATACAGCTCCTATTGTTTTGATCAACCATGCTTTGACCGGAAATTCTCAAGTAATTGGAGCGTCTGGTTGGTGGAATGATATTGTAGGAGTTGACAAAACCATAGATACCAGAAAATATACCATTGTCTCTTTGGACGTTCCGGGCAACGGATTCCATACAGCAACCATCGATTCTTATAGAGATTTTATTGCAAGAGATATTGCTAAAATTTTTATCGAAGGACTTCGGGTTTTAAAAATAGACCATTTGTTTGCACTCATTGGAGGATCTGTTGGCGGTGGCATTGCCTGGGAAATGATAGCTTTAGAGCCTAAGTTGGCACAAAATTTTATTGTGATCGCTACCGATTGGAAAGCCACCGATTGGCTGATTGCCAATTGTTATCTACAAGAGCAAATACTCAACAACTCCAAAAAACCCATTGAAGATGCGCGCATACATGCCATGTTGTGCTACCGCACGCCAGAATCTTTTAAAATGAAGTTTAATAGAGACAGCAACCAACAACTAGAGACCTTTCAGGTAGAGAGTTGGTTGAATTATCATGGCGAAAAATTAGAAAAAAGGTTCCAGCTTGCGGCCTACAAAATGATGAACCAATTATTGAAAACCATCGATATCACACGCAATCAGGAATCTCTAGAAACCATTATTGCCAGAGTAGAGGCCAATATGTATATAGTGGGGATCAATTCGGATTTGTTTTTTACGGCAAAAGAAAATAAAGAAACCTACAACGAGATCAAAAAATTTAAAAATAATGTATTTTACAGTGAGATAGACTCCCAACACGGGCACGATGCCTTCTTGATAGAATACCAACAATTAGACAATTTATTAGAAGTTGTTTTTAAAAACAAAAAGCAGATGAAAATAGTAAAATTTGGCGGAAAATCGTTAGCAAACGGTACAGGAATCACTGCCGTTCTGGATATAATAGACACTAAAATTAAAGAACAAGAAAAATTTGCCATAGTCGTTTCGGCAAGAGGCAAATCTACAGACGAATTAGAAGATATTTTGACCATTGCGGCCAAAAACGGAAATTACAAGCCGTTATTGGACAGCTTTAAAGCCTATCAAAAGGAAGGTTGGGATGCGGTAGATTTTTCTAAAGAATTTGATAAACTAGACCAACTCTTTGAAGGGGTTCGTTTAATTGGAGATTATAGCGCCAAAACCAAAGACCAAGTTCTGGCACAAGGCGAAGTACTTTCGGCTAAATTACTAGTATTTTTATTGCAACAAAAAGGCATTCCTGCAAAATTGGCCGATACCAGAGAGTTGATTATAACCGATTCTAATTTTGGAGATGCCCAGCCATTAGAGGCACTTTCTAAAAAGAATGTTATACAGGTTTTTAATGAAAATAAAGAATCCGTATTAGTAATTACAGGTTTTATAGGCTCTAATGCCCAACACGAAACCACAACCTTGGGCAGAAATGGCAGCAATTATACCGCGTCCTTAATAGCCAATTATAGCAATGCCGAAGAATTACAGAACTATACCCATGTAGACGGCATTTATACCGCCAATCCAGAATTGGTTTTAGATGCCAAAAAAATAGAATCCTTGTCTTATAACGAGGCTAACGAAATGGCTAATTTTGGAGCAACAATTTTGCACGCCAAAACCATTATTCCGTTATTAGAAAAAAATATTCCGCTACGCATTCTCAATACCTTTAATGACCAAAACAAAGGAACCCTAATCACCTCCAACTCTAACGCTACCGGAATCAAAACCCTATCGGTTCTAGAAAATGTGGCATTGGTCAACTTAGAAGGAAGAGGCTTGCTTGGAAAAACAGGAGTAGACGCACGGATTTTTAGAGTAATGGGAGATAATGATATAAGCGTGAGTATCATCTCTCAGGGATCTTCAGAAAGAGGTATCGGTCTGGTGGTTGCGGCAGATAAGGCAACACAAGCCATGCTGAAATTAGAGAAAGAATTTGAAAATGATTTTTACTCCAAAGACGTCAATAAAATTACCATAACAGACCATGTATCTGTAATTTCAATAATCGGACAAGACCTAAGCACGTTTCACAAACCCTATACCGCACTGATCAAAAACAAAATTGTACCCATTTTGTTCAACAATACCGTTACGGGCAAAAACGTGAGCTTGGTAGTCAAAAAAGCAGAACTAAACAAGGCATTGAACGTTATTCATGGCGAAATTTTTGGTGTAGCCAAAAAAATAAACATAGCCATTTTTGGGCACGGATTAGTGGGTGGCACACTGATTGATCAAATTTTAGCATCTGCCCAAGCTATAGAAAAAAGAAAAGACATTAAGTTAAATGTTTTCGCTATTGCAAATTCTAAAAAAGTGTTGCTCAACAAAAATGGCGTAACCACCAACTGGCAACAAGAAATTCAGAGCCAAGGAGTTGCGTACCAACTCAACGACATTATTGCCTTTGCAGAAACCCATCATCTAGAAAATTTGATAGCCATTGATAATACCGCTAGCGTAGCCTTTGTAGAAAATTACCTTCCTTTGGTAGAGAGCAGTTTTGATCTAATATCGTCTAATAAAGTAGCCAATACCCTGAGTTATGGTTTTTATAAAGAATTGCGAGACGCCTTAGAGAAAAACCAAAAAAATTACCTTTACGAAACCAATGTAGGAGCTGGTTTGCCCTTGATAGACACCATTAAATTGCTGCATTTATCCGGCGAAAATATCACTAAAATAAAAGGAGTTTTCTCTGGATCTTTAAGCTTTTTGTTTAATACCTTTTCGGATCAAGAAGTTCCTTTTAGCACCATATTAAAAAAAGCAATAGACAGCGGATACACAGAGCCAGATCCCAGAGAAGACTTGTGTGGCAATGATGTAGCCAGAAAATTACTAATTTTGGCTAGAGAATTGGATCTGCAAAACGAGTTTGAAGAAATCTGCATTCAGAATTTAATTCCAGAACCTTTGCGTCAAGGCAATGCTGCTGAATTTTTGGCAAAATTAGAGGAGTTGGATCCTATTTATGACACAATAAAAAAAGATCAAAAACCCAATCACGTATTGCGATACATCGGAGAACTATCTGGAGATCTGCAACACGATAAAGGAATTTTGGAAGTAAAATTAGTTTCCGTACCTTCGGATACCGCCTTAGGAGGACTCAAAGGATCGGATTCTTTCTTTGAAATTTATACCGAATCCTACGGCGATCGTCCTATTGTTATCCAAGGTGCCGGAGCTGGATCTGCAGTTACAGCCAGAGGTGTTTTTGGAGACATCTTGCGATTGTCTGACAAAGGCTAA
- a CDS encoding O-acetylhomoserine aminocarboxypropyltransferase/cysteine synthase family protein: MRTTKFETKALHAGHDVTKHGGTRAVPIYQTSSYVFNDSDHAANLFNLSEAGYIYTRLNNPTNDVLEQRLAALEGGIGAVVTASGTAAIVTALLVLLKTGDHIVASSSLYGGTFNLLQTTLPRLGITTTFVDPSDAKNFANAVTDNTKVFFVESLGNPKLDVLDLEAISKEAKALQLPLIVDNTVASPYLLNPIAYGANIVIHSLTKYISGNGTSLGGVIVDAGTFDWSSGRFPEFTTPNEGYHGLVYHEVLGAAAFIARVRTEGLRDYGAALSPFNAFQIIQGLETLSIRVKKHSENALELAKWLEQQEQVAWVNYPGLPSSDYFELAQKYLPKGQNGLVTFGLKGGFEAAKKIADHTVLFSLLANIGDTKSLIIHPASTTHQQLSEEQQLSSGVSRDLIRLSVGLEDIEDLKEDLKKCLDRL; encoded by the coding sequence ATGCGTACTACTAAATTTGAAACTAAAGCATTGCACGCCGGGCATGATGTAACCAAACATGGTGGCACTAGAGCCGTTCCTATTTACCAAACGTCATCCTACGTTTTTAATGATTCCGATCATGCCGCTAATTTGTTTAATTTGTCCGAGGCGGGATATATCTACACCAGGCTTAATAATCCAACTAACGATGTCTTGGAGCAACGATTAGCCGCTCTAGAAGGCGGAATAGGTGCCGTGGTTACTGCCTCAGGAACTGCTGCTATCGTAACTGCACTGCTGGTTTTGTTAAAAACTGGCGATCACATTGTAGCATCCAGTAGTTTGTACGGCGGTACTTTTAATCTCTTGCAGACCACTCTGCCTAGATTGGGTATAACCACTACTTTTGTAGATCCTTCGGATGCCAAAAATTTTGCCAATGCGGTAACAGACAATACCAAAGTGTTTTTTGTAGAAAGTCTAGGCAACCCTAAATTAGATGTTTTGGATCTAGAGGCTATTTCTAAAGAAGCAAAAGCATTGCAATTGCCATTGATTGTAGACAACACCGTAGCATCGCCCTATTTGCTGAATCCTATAGCGTATGGAGCCAATATTGTGATCCATTCTTTAACCAAGTATATTTCCGGTAACGGAACTTCCTTAGGAGGTGTTATTGTAGATGCAGGAACTTTTGACTGGAGTAGTGGGCGTTTTCCGGAGTTTACAACACCAAATGAAGGCTATCATGGCTTGGTTTATCATGAGGTATTGGGTGCGGCAGCTTTTATTGCTCGGGTTAGAACAGAAGGGTTACGGGATTATGGTGCTGCTTTGAGTCCGTTTAATGCTTTTCAGATAATACAAGGTTTAGAGACCTTATCCATTAGAGTAAAAAAACACAGTGAAAACGCTCTGGAACTGGCAAAATGGTTGGAGCAGCAAGAACAAGTGGCTTGGGTAAATTATCCCGGGTTGCCATCGAGTGATTATTTTGAATTGGCACAAAAATACCTACCTAAAGGACAAAACGGCTTAGTAACCTTTGGTCTGAAAGGTGGTTTTGAAGCAGCCAAAAAAATTGCAGATCATACCGTCTTGTTTTCGCTCTTAGCCAATATTGGGGATACCAAATCGTTGATTATTCATCCCGCAAGTACCACCCACCAACAACTATCTGAGGAGCAACAATTGTCTTCGGGCGTATCTAGAGACTTAATTAGATTGTCGGTAGGCTTAGAAGATATTGAAGATTTAAAAGAAGATTTAAAAAAATGCTTAGATAGGTTGTAA